The Kaustia mangrovi genome has a segment encoding these proteins:
- the tyrS gene encoding tyrosine--tRNA ligase — translation MTSFKSDFLHVLQERGFIHQCSDMEALDELARTGTVTAYIGFDCTARSLHVGSLVQIMMLRWLQKAGHRPITLMGGGTTQIGDPSFRDEARPLLSTEMIEQNKEGIRRVFDRFLTFGDGASDAVMIDNADWLLGLNYVEFLRDVGRHFSVNRMLSFEAVKSRLERDQSLSFLEFNYMLLQAYDFVELYRRHGCRLQMGGSDQWGNIVNGIDLGRRMEEVELFALTSPLLTTSSGAKMGKTASGAVWLNADMLKPYDYWQYWRNTEDGDVGRFLKLFTELPLDEIARLAALEGQELNDAKKVLATETTALLHGRQAAEEAAETARRTFEEGQFGEGLPTVEIGSGEFEAGLGLLTAMVRAGLASSNGEARRAVSGGAVRINDVAVADPKRALTGDDLTGDGVVKLSMGKKKHALIRPS, via the coding sequence ATGACCAGTTTCAAATCCGATTTCCTCCACGTTCTCCAGGAACGCGGCTTCATCCACCAGTGCTCCGACATGGAGGCGCTGGACGAGCTCGCGCGGACGGGGACCGTGACCGCCTATATCGGCTTTGACTGCACGGCGCGCTCGCTGCATGTCGGCTCGCTCGTGCAGATCATGATGCTGCGCTGGCTGCAGAAGGCCGGACACCGGCCGATCACGCTCATGGGCGGCGGCACGACGCAGATCGGCGATCCGAGCTTCCGCGACGAGGCGCGCCCGCTCCTGTCGACAGAGATGATCGAGCAGAACAAGGAAGGGATCCGGCGCGTCTTCGACCGCTTCCTCACCTTCGGCGACGGCGCCAGCGATGCCGTGATGATCGACAATGCCGACTGGCTGCTCGGCCTCAACTACGTGGAGTTCCTGCGCGATGTCGGGCGCCATTTCTCCGTCAACCGCATGCTCTCCTTCGAGGCGGTCAAGAGCCGGCTCGAGCGCGACCAGTCGCTGTCCTTCCTGGAGTTCAACTACATGCTGCTCCAGGCCTACGATTTCGTGGAGCTCTACCGCCGCCACGGCTGCCGGCTGCAGATGGGCGGCTCCGACCAGTGGGGCAATATCGTCAACGGTATCGATCTCGGCCGGCGCATGGAGGAGGTGGAGCTGTTCGCGCTCACCTCGCCGCTCTTGACCACCTCGTCCGGCGCCAAGATGGGCAAGACCGCCTCCGGCGCGGTGTGGCTCAATGCCGATATGCTCAAGCCCTATGACTACTGGCAGTACTGGCGCAATACCGAGGACGGCGATGTCGGCCGCTTCCTGAAGCTCTTCACCGAGCTGCCCCTCGACGAGATCGCGCGCCTTGCCGCGCTCGAGGGCCAGGAGCTCAACGACGCCAAGAAGGTGTTGGCCACCGAGACCACAGCCCTCCTCCATGGCCGCCAGGCGGCCGAGGAGGCCGCGGAGACCGCGCGGCGCACCTTCGAGGAAGGCCAGTTCGGCGAGGGGCTGCCGACCGTCGAGATCGGGAGCGGCGAGTTCGAGGCAGGGCTCGGCCTGCTCACCGCCATGGTGCGCGCGGGCCTTGCCTCCTCAAACGGCGAGGCCCGCCGGGCCGTCTCCGGCGGCGCCGTGCGCATCAACGACGTCGCCGTCGCGGACCCGAAACGCGCCCTCACCGGTGACGACCTCACCGGCGACGGCGTGGTGAAGCTGTCCATGGGCAAGAAGAAGCACGCGCTCATCCGGCCGAGCTAA
- a CDS encoding anhydro-N-acetylmuramic acid kinase yields the protein MANVTAALGLMSGTSMDGIDIALIETDGERHVAPGPSETVDYTPGLRALYREVLDAARTLDRREDRPAPLDEFEREITDAHMRAVTAFLTRHGLAPGDIGVIGFHGQTVLHRPERRLTVQLGDGARLADGLGIRVVSDLRAADVAAGGQGAPLVPVYHSALAAGLGSGPRAFLNIGGVANLTYIADGAPLVAFDTGPGNALLDDWVLRHLGTDCDRDGALARSGHVDEARLARLLDHAYFEAPAPKSLDRNDFSLDALDGLSPQDGAATLVAFTSAAVARAVAHLPAAPASWVVCGGGRRNPAIMDALRDRLGVPVETAEAVGLDGDAIEAEAFAYMAVRRLANLAITFPSTTGVAEPLTGGVIHEPAR from the coding sequence ATGGCAAATGTGACAGCCGCGCTCGGCCTGATGAGCGGCACCTCCATGGACGGGATCGACATCGCGCTCATCGAGACGGACGGCGAACGCCATGTGGCGCCGGGGCCTTCGGAGACGGTCGATTATACGCCGGGCCTGCGCGCGCTCTATCGCGAGGTGCTGGATGCCGCGCGCACGCTCGACCGGCGCGAGGACCGCCCGGCGCCGCTGGACGAATTCGAGCGCGAGATCACCGATGCCCATATGCGCGCGGTGACCGCGTTCCTGACCCGTCACGGGCTTGCGCCCGGCGATATCGGCGTGATCGGCTTCCACGGCCAGACCGTGCTCCACCGCCCGGAGAGACGCCTCACCGTGCAACTCGGCGACGGCGCGCGGCTCGCCGACGGGCTCGGCATCCGCGTCGTGAGCGACCTCAGGGCGGCGGATGTCGCCGCGGGCGGGCAGGGCGCGCCGCTCGTTCCCGTCTACCATTCCGCGCTCGCCGCCGGGCTCGGCAGCGGGCCCAGGGCCTTCCTCAATATCGGTGGCGTGGCGAACCTGACCTATATCGCCGACGGCGCGCCGCTCGTGGCCTTCGACACAGGGCCCGGCAATGCGCTTCTCGATGACTGGGTGCTCAGGCATCTCGGTACGGATTGCGACCGCGACGGGGCGCTCGCCCGGTCGGGACATGTGGACGAGGCCCGCCTCGCACGCCTCCTCGACCATGCCTATTTCGAGGCCCCGGCGCCGAAATCCCTGGACCGCAACGACTTCTCGCTCGATGCGCTGGACGGCCTGTCGCCGCAGGACGGGGCGGCGACGCTGGTCGCCTTCACGAGCGCGGCCGTGGCGCGTGCCGTCGCGCATCTGCCCGCCGCGCCGGCCTCGTGGGTGGTCTGCGGAGGCGGGCGGCGGAACCCGGCGATCATGGATGCGCTGCGCGACCGTCTCGGTGTGCCGGTGGAAACGGCCGAGGCCGTCGGGCTCGATGGCGACGCGATCGAGGCGGAGGCCTTCGCCTATATGGCCGTGCGCCGGCTTGCGAACCTCGCCATCACATTTCCCTCGACGACCGGCGTCGCCGAACCGCTGACGGGCGGCGTCATCCACGAGCCCGCGCGGTAG
- a CDS encoding alpha/beta hydrolase has protein sequence MPEVIFNGPAGRIEGRYHHNESSTSPVAIILHPHPQFGGTMNNPIVHALYYMFQKRGFSVLRFNFRGVGRSQGIYDNGAGELSDAAAALDWAQSLNRDARSCWIAGFSFGSWISMQLLMRRPEIAGFISVAPMANHYDFSFLAPCPASGLFVNGDKDSVTPPEHVTSLVSRLKTQKGIVIEHQTIAGANHFFEDKAEDLMTVVEDYLDRRLAEEEAA, from the coding sequence ATGCCGGAAGTGATTTTCAATGGCCCCGCGGGCCGCATTGAAGGCCGCTATCACCACAATGAATCGTCCACCTCGCCCGTGGCGATCATCCTGCATCCCCATCCCCAGTTCGGCGGCACGATGAACAACCCCATCGTGCATGCCCTCTACTACATGTTCCAGAAGCGCGGCTTCTCCGTCCTGCGGTTCAATTTCCGCGGCGTGGGCCGCAGCCAGGGCATCTACGACAATGGTGCGGGCGAGCTGTCGGACGCCGCCGCCGCGCTCGACTGGGCGCAGAGCCTCAACCGCGACGCGCGCTCGTGCTGGATCGCCGGCTTCTCCTTCGGCTCGTGGATCTCCATGCAGCTCCTGATGCGCCGGCCCGAGATCGCCGGCTTCATCTCCGTCGCCCCCATGGCGAACCATTACGACTTCTCCTTCCTCGCCCCCTGCCCGGCCTCGGGCCTGTTCGTCAATGGCGACAAGGACAGCGTGACACCGCCGGAGCACGTCACCAGCCTGGTCAGCCGGCTGAAGACGCAGAAGGGCATCGTCATCGAGCATCAGACGATCGCCGGCGCCAACCATTTCTTCGAGGACAAGGCCGAAGATCTCATGACGGTCGTGGAGGACTATCTCGACCGCCGGCTCGCCGAGGAAGAGGCCGCCTGA